A single Methanolobus sp. ZRKC5 DNA region contains:
- a CDS encoding cation:proton antiporter, translated as MELTLFTDIGIIFGLSIIILLLFTRMKLPSVLGFLVTGMLAGPHWLGIISSVHEVEALAEIGIILLLFTIGVEMSIKELWDIKRSVLLGGTLQVTTTILVVYYICIFFGLSSGTALFIGFLISLSSTAIVLKLFQEKAEIDTPHGKTSLAILIFQDVIIVPMILITPIIAGASIESIDTLPLFLLKAIGTIALVIVSARWIIPALLFQIAKTRNRELFLLSIVFICLATAWLTSSIGLSLALGAFMAGLIISESEYSHQAMGNIMPFRDVFMSFFFVSIGMLLDISFFTNNVVYLLALALVVIVIKSATASLATFILGYPLRTIIITGLTLAQVGEFSFVLSTFGLEYSLLDQNMYQQFLAVSIITMALTPFITASSYGISDRVVKAVPYQKLINGFYANGLTAKNDDEKIKDHLIIIGYGFNGKTLSHAARNAGIPYVIIETNPETVRQEKKKGEKIHYGDASHEAVLNSTNIDSARILIIGISDLVATRKIIDMAKRLNPDIYIIARTRYVSEMKRLSDLGADEVIPEEYETSVEIFVRLLKKYLVPEEDIDIFTREIRANGYCMLRKAYSEEQERSFNLKDELPGVEVSTLKVGESCFANGRTLKDLNIRTKHKATILAIRRNDTTITNPDGDISIYSGDICIIFGKPEDLHNVRELFKRPSCEM; from the coding sequence ATGGAACTGACCTTATTCACAGATATCGGGATAATTTTCGGACTCTCTATAATCATCTTGCTGCTATTCACCAGGATGAAACTACCTTCTGTATTGGGATTCCTTGTTACTGGTATGCTGGCAGGCCCGCACTGGTTAGGAATAATTAGCAGTGTGCATGAAGTAGAAGCACTTGCAGAAATAGGCATTATTCTTCTTCTCTTCACTATAGGCGTAGAAATGTCTATCAAAGAACTCTGGGACATAAAAAGATCAGTCCTGCTTGGCGGAACCCTGCAGGTAACAACAACGATCCTGGTGGTTTACTATATTTGTATCTTTTTTGGCCTAAGCTCAGGAACAGCACTATTCATAGGTTTTCTCATATCATTGAGCAGTACTGCTATCGTTCTCAAATTATTTCAGGAAAAAGCAGAGATTGACACACCACACGGAAAAACATCCCTTGCAATACTGATATTTCAGGATGTAATTATCGTCCCGATGATACTCATAACACCAATAATAGCAGGTGCCTCTATAGAATCTATCGACACATTGCCCCTATTCCTGCTCAAAGCTATCGGGACAATAGCACTGGTCATTGTAAGTGCAAGATGGATAATTCCTGCATTACTATTCCAGATAGCAAAAACAAGGAACAGGGAATTGTTCCTTTTGAGTATCGTTTTCATTTGTCTGGCTACTGCCTGGCTCACTTCCAGTATCGGATTATCACTTGCCCTTGGAGCTTTCATGGCAGGACTTATTATTTCTGAATCTGAGTACAGTCATCAGGCCATGGGTAATATCATGCCATTTAGAGACGTCTTCATGAGTTTTTTCTTTGTTTCCATCGGCATGTTGCTGGACATCAGTTTCTTTACAAATAATGTAGTTTACCTGCTTGCTCTGGCGCTTGTGGTCATTGTCATAAAGTCTGCTACTGCCAGCCTTGCAACATTCATCCTGGGATATCCACTGCGTACAATAATCATCACAGGGCTGACACTTGCACAGGTTGGAGAATTCTCATTCGTGCTCTCAACCTTTGGTCTTGAATATTCCCTTCTTGACCAGAACATGTATCAGCAATTCCTGGCAGTTTCCATCATCACAATGGCGCTAACTCCCTTCATAACAGCATCTTCATATGGTATTTCAGATAGAGTAGTTAAAGCCGTCCCATATCAGAAACTCATTAATGGGTTCTACGCGAACGGTCTCACTGCAAAGAATGATGATGAAAAAATAAAGGACCACCTGATCATAATTGGGTATGGATTCAACGGCAAAACTTTATCGCATGCAGCGAGGAATGCAGGAATACCATATGTGATAATAGAAACAAACCCTGAAACAGTACGTCAGGAAAAGAAAAAAGGTGAAAAGATACACTATGGTGATGCAAGCCACGAGGCAGTACTTAATTCTACAAACATTGATTCTGCAAGAATACTAATCATAGGTATATCAGATCTTGTCGCTACAAGAAAGATAATCGACATGGCGAAAAGACTGAATCCAGATATCTACATAATCGCCAGAACCCGCTATGTAAGTGAAATGAAAAGACTCAGCGATCTTGGTGCAGATGAGGTAATTCCTGAGGAATACGAAACATCTGTTGAGATATTTGTTCGCCTGCTAAAAAAGTACCTCGTTCCCGAGGAAGACATTGACATATTCACAAGGGAGATACGTGCAAACGGATACTGCATGTTGAGGAAAGCCTATTCAGAAGAACAGGAAAGAAGCTTTAACTTAAAAGATGAGCTTCCGGGTGTGGAAGTCAGTACTTTAAAAGTAGGTGAAAGTTGTTTTGCAAACGGAAGAACGCTCAAGGACCTTAATATAAGGACAAAGCACAAAGCAACCATTCTGGCAATCCGCAGGAATGACACCACCATCACAAACCCTGACGGCGATATTTCCATATATTCAGGAGATATCTGTATCATTTTTGGAAAGCCAGAAGACCTACATAATGTTAGGGAATTATTCAAGAGACCATCCTGTGAAATGTAA
- a CDS encoding cupin domain-containing protein: MFSKHNESDYKEVLSGIEMKTIVHGEKTLMVEFILKKGSMLPAHEHIHEQTGYMVSGKMLLTIGDETHDVMPGDSWNIPSNVPHFAQILEDSVAVEVFSPRRDEYLE, from the coding sequence ATGTTCAGCAAGCACAATGAATCCGATTACAAAGAAGTACTCTCCGGAATAGAAATGAAAACAATTGTTCACGGAGAAAAAACGCTCATGGTAGAATTCATCTTAAAAAAGGGAAGCATGCTCCCGGCACATGAACACATCCATGAACAGACAGGATACATGGTTTCAGGAAAGATGCTGCTCACAATCGGAGATGAAACTCATGATGTAATGCCTGGGGATTCATGGAACATACCATCAAATGTACCTCATTTTGCTCAAATCCTGGAAGATTCCGTGGCTGTGGAAGTTTTTTCACCTCGAAGGGACGAGTATCTGGAATAA
- a CDS encoding DUF1638 domain-containing protein — protein sequence MSVLSFIACRMFEDEIVHIVENDNSIKSLLIVENDDCNGIVDKLRDAGCNYTLVSENSLPDNLNGDDYTIIVEMLELALHAKPEHLKEVVYNKAREMSGYSDGILLFYGLCGNVLGKVDEELADLPCPVHILKEDNGDVIDDCIGAALGGRAAYLEKLKSFRGVGTFFMTPMWAAHWREMVVSAGMTPDPDDVEKSKFVFDYAGYKNVAKMNTGLHYEKQFEPMVNEFARLFEFNIIDMAATPELMVNCYEQLKEEVLPDQN from the coding sequence ATGTCAGTACTGAGCTTCATTGCCTGCAGGATGTTTGAGGATGAGATCGTCCATATTGTTGAAAATGATAATTCAATAAAAAGTCTGTTAATTGTGGAAAATGACGATTGTAACGGAATTGTTGATAAGCTAAGGGATGCTGGCTGCAACTATACGCTTGTTTCAGAAAACAGTTTGCCAGATAATTTGAATGGCGATGACTATACTATAATTGTGGAAATGCTTGAACTTGCTTTGCACGCCAAACCTGAGCATCTCAAAGAAGTTGTTTACAACAAAGCACGTGAGATGTCAGGCTACTCTGATGGAATTCTCCTATTCTACGGTCTTTGTGGTAATGTTCTTGGCAAAGTTGATGAAGAACTTGCTGATCTCCCATGTCCGGTCCATATACTAAAAGAGGACAATGGGGATGTAATAGACGATTGTATTGGTGCAGCACTCGGTGGCAGGGCTGCATATCTTGAGAAATTGAAGAGTTTTCGTGGTGTTGGTACTTTCTTCATGACACCAATGTGGGCAGCCCACTGGCGTGAGATGGTTGTTTCTGCAGGTATGACTCCGGATCCTGATGATGTCGAAAAATCAAAATTTGTTTTTGATTATGCAGGATACAAGAATGTGGCTAAAATGAATACAGGTCTTCATTATGAAAAGCAGTTCGAGCCCATGGTAAACGAGTTTGCAAGACTCTTTGAATTCAATATTATTGATATGGCAGCAACTCCTGAATTGATGGTAAACTGCTATGAGCAATTAAAAGAAGAGGTTCTGCCGGACCAAAATTGA
- a CDS encoding multidrug efflux SMR transporter produces the protein MSYLYLAFAIIFEICGTTCMKLSEGFTKPLPSALIFIFYGISFIAFTIALKKIDVSVAYAIWAGLGVAMISLIGHFGFNEPLPPIRIVFLALIGIGVIGLHLSSSVN, from the coding sequence ATGAGCTACCTGTACCTGGCATTCGCCATAATATTTGAGATATGTGGAACGACATGCATGAAACTATCCGAAGGATTTACAAAACCACTACCATCTGCATTAATATTTATTTTCTACGGCATCAGTTTCATAGCATTCACCATTGCATTGAAAAAGATAGATGTGAGTGTTGCCTATGCTATCTGGGCAGGGCTTGGAGTAGCCATGATCTCATTGATAGGGCACTTTGGATTCAACGAACCACTGCCACCTATAAGAATAGTATTCCTAGCACTCATAGGCATTGGAGTGATAGGACTACATCTGAGCAGCAGCGTGAATTGA
- a CDS encoding ABC transporter permease, whose product MQTYEVGLTGLFFTFLLLAIPILISYYLNLKLISSTIESAIRMVLQLAFVGIFLTFLFELNNAVLNVLWVLIMVFVASHTVLKNAELKTRHFFPLLVISLAVTNYAILLYFNNFIIDLNDLFDARYFIPIAGMVLGNSLRANVVGMDNFCTEIQRNENRYLFRLSMGAEKTEALIPYLRKSMRVALKPTIANMATIGIVFLPGMMTGQILAGASPLVAIEYQIAIMIVIYVTTMVNVLLGILVLIHRGFDEYGLFKKDMLRGA is encoded by the coding sequence ATGCAAACATATGAAGTAGGACTAACAGGTCTGTTTTTTACATTTCTGCTTCTGGCCATTCCCATCCTTATCAGCTATTATCTAAATTTGAAATTAATATCATCTACAATTGAGAGTGCTATCCGGATGGTTCTTCAATTGGCTTTTGTGGGTATTTTCCTCACATTCCTCTTTGAGCTGAACAACGCAGTGCTGAATGTACTCTGGGTACTTATCATGGTCTTTGTAGCATCCCATACAGTACTGAAGAATGCTGAACTCAAAACCAGGCATTTTTTTCCATTACTGGTAATTTCTCTTGCTGTTACAAACTATGCCATACTTCTCTATTTCAATAATTTTATCATAGACCTGAATGATCTCTTCGATGCACGCTATTTCATACCGATAGCCGGTATGGTGCTGGGTAATTCACTGAGAGCAAATGTCGTTGGGATGGATAACTTTTGTACTGAAATCCAGAGAAATGAGAACCGCTATCTTTTCCGTCTGTCCATGGGAGCTGAAAAGACTGAAGCGCTAATCCCATATTTACGTAAAAGCATGAGGGTTGCATTGAAACCTACTATTGCAAATATGGCTACAATTGGTATCGTTTTTCTTCCGGGTATGATGACAGGACAGATACTTGCCGGTGCAAGTCCATTGGTTGCAATAGAATATCAGATAGCCATTATGATAGTTATCTATGTGACAACCATGGTGAATGTACTTTTGGGTATTCTTGTGCTTATCCACAGGGGTTTTGATGAATATGGTCTGTTCAAAAAAGACATGCTCAGGGGTGCATGA
- a CDS encoding ATP-binding cassette domain-containing protein, with protein sequence MEMLSIQNLSIQYDEKSILSDFNLSVAKGEKILIKGRSGIGKSTIFRLIMGFGVQNSGTIFFDGIQVDSNSIWSIRKRIMYVSQDTDIGDGKVGDLIDEIFSFKANKDILYRAQLDKVMADLSLDHDILNKDYMKLSGGEKQRIVLVVALLSGKDIFLLDEVTAELDSTLKQKVVEIFFCNPKWTVLSISHDREWENENIRVIDFSREAN encoded by the coding sequence ATGGAAATGTTGAGTATTCAAAATCTTTCTATCCAATACGATGAAAAATCGATTCTTTCCGATTTTAATCTCTCTGTTGCAAAAGGTGAAAAGATCCTTATAAAAGGAAGATCAGGAATTGGAAAATCCACTATTTTCAGGTTGATAATGGGATTCGGTGTACAAAATTCCGGTACAATCTTCTTTGATGGTATCCAGGTGGATAGCAATTCTATATGGAGCATCAGGAAAAGAATAATGTATGTATCTCAGGATACGGATATTGGTGATGGGAAAGTAGGTGACCTTATAGATGAGATATTTTCTTTTAAGGCAAATAAGGATATTCTTTACCGTGCTCAGCTTGACAAAGTAATGGCAGATCTATCTTTAGATCATGATATTCTCAACAAGGACTACATGAAACTCTCCGGAGGAGAAAAGCAAAGGATTGTCCTTGTTGTAGCTCTGTTGTCAGGGAAAGATATCTTTCTGCTTGATGAGGTCACAGCAGAACTTGACAGTACTTTAAAGCAGAAAGTTGTGGAGATATTCTTTTGTAATCCGAAATGGACCGTACTTTCCATATCTCATGACCGTGAGTGGGAAAATGAAAACATTAGGGTCATTGACTTTTCAAGGGAGGCAAACTGA
- the bcp gene encoding thioredoxin-dependent thiol peroxidase, which translates to MSKNSLTEGQKAPDFCLPDQNDNEVCLKELAGKWIVLYFYPKDNTSGCTKEAQEFTALQEDFGAENAVILGASKDSIKSHIKFVEKKEIGITLLSDEEKTVHQKYDVWRTKKNYGKEYQGTVRSTFLIDTEGNIAKIWDNVRTNEHAQKVLDALREIKEN; encoded by the coding sequence ATGAGCAAGAACTCACTTACAGAAGGACAAAAAGCTCCTGATTTTTGCCTCCCAGACCAGAATGATAATGAAGTATGTCTGAAAGAACTTGCAGGTAAATGGATCGTTCTTTACTTCTACCCGAAAGACAACACTTCAGGATGCACGAAAGAAGCACAGGAATTTACAGCCTTACAAGAGGATTTCGGTGCGGAGAATGCAGTGATACTTGGAGCCAGCAAGGACAGCATTAAATCACATATCAAATTCGTTGAAAAGAAAGAAATTGGTATCACACTTCTTTCAGATGAGGAAAAAACCGTTCACCAGAAGTACGATGTGTGGAGAACAAAGAAAAACTATGGCAAAGAATATCAGGGAACTGTCAGATCCACTTTTTTGATTGATACAGAAGGCAATATTGCAAAAATATGGGATAATGTCAGAACAAATGAACATGCACAAAAGGTGCTTGATGCACTTAGAGAAATAAAAGAGAACTAA